The following are encoded together in the Strongyloides ratti genome assembly S_ratti_ED321, chromosome : 2 genome:
- a CDS encoding Glycoprotein-N-acetylgalactosamine 3-beta-galactosyltransferase 1, whose amino-acid sequence MSLSNGSYSTLKVCCLMAFTSVLTIFVIILLDYSNFSRPLLIENYKTNKVYEVNQSQEYQDSGNLNIVEKISKRVRIFCYILSSEKYHKTRSIHVKATWAKRCNKYIFMSSLDDPSLPSINLNVTESKDHLWEKTKRAFKYIYENDFNDYDWFLKSDDDTYVVMENLRFMLMNYSPNTPIYFGCKFKPFVKQGYMSGGAGYVLSKEAVRRFVTEGLPDPQKCRSDQGGSEDIEMGKCLQNVGVVAGDSRDSNGYHRFFPLQPNFYLNPTLKYNDFWIWKYTYYPMKTGKKCCNDYTISFHYIDSNLIYVMDYLIYNLRPFGQFSEFDKNLILSGRNESIAKIENEILENAYKLSRKVSRVQEI is encoded by the exons atgtcttTAAGTAATGGATCATATTCCACTTTGAAAGTATGTTGTTTAATGGCATTTACTTCAGTATTAactatttttgttataattttacttGATTATTCAAACTTTTCAAGACCacttttaattgaaaattataaaactaaTAAAGTTTATGAAGTTAATCAATCACAAGAATATCAAGATAgtg gaaatttaaatattgttgaaAAGATATCTAAACGTGTAAGAATATTCTGCTATATTTTAAGTTCagaaaaatatcataaaacTAGAAGTATTCACGTTAAAGCAACATGGGCTAAAAGATGtaataagtatatttttatgtctTCTTTAGATGATCCTTCATTACCatctataaatttaaatgttactGAAAGTAAAGATCATTTATGggaaaaaacaaaaagagcatttaaatacatttatgaaaatgattttaatgattatGATTGGTTTTTAAAATCTGATGATGATACATATGTTGTAATGGAAAATTTACGTTTTATGTTAATGAATTACTCACCAAATACTCCCATTTATTTTGGATGTAAATTTAAACCTTTTGTAAAACAAGGTTACATGTCTGGTGGTGCTGGATATGTTTTAAGTAAAGAAGCAGTAAGAAGATTTGTTACTGAAGGTTTACCAGATCCTCAAAAATGTAGAAGCGATCAAGGTGGTTCTGAAGACATTGAAATGGGGAAGTGTTTACAAAATGTTGGAGTCGTTGCCGGTGATTCAAGAGATTCAAATGGTTATCATAGATTTTTCCCTTTACAAccaaacttttatttaaatccaactttaaaatataatgatttttGGATTTGGAAATATACTTATTATCCAATGAAAACTggaaaaaaatgttgtaatGACTATACTATATCTTTTCATTATATTGATAGTAATCTTATTTATGTTATGGACtatcttatatataatttaagaCCTTTTGGTCAATTTTCTGAATTTGACAAAAATCTTATTCTTAGTGGTAGAAATGAATCAATTGCcaaaattgaaaatgaaattCTTGAAAATGCTTATAAATTATCAAGAAAAGTTTCAAGAGTACaagaaatataa